One region of Salvia miltiorrhiza cultivar Shanhuang (shh) chromosome 3, IMPLAD_Smil_shh, whole genome shotgun sequence genomic DNA includes:
- the LOC131014465 gene encoding cysteine and histidine-rich domain-containing protein RAR1 translates to MKEWSCCKKRSHDFSLFLEIPGCKTGKHTTEKPVLTKPAAAQKKPVSVPTPLADSSSKDTCPRCRQGFFCSDHGSHNQETNPKSVVNANNESSLDIQEPKPPQPKKIIDINQPQICRNKGCGKSFKEKDNYDAACEYHPGPPVFHDRMRGWKCCDVHVKEFDEFMSIPPCAKGWHNADPAS, encoded by the exons ATGAAAGAATGGAGCTGTTGCAAGAAAAGGAGCCATGATTTCAGTTTATTTTTAGAAATTCCTGG TTGCAAGACAGGAAAACATACAACTGAAAAACCTGTGCTCACAAAGCCTGCTGCAGCTCAAAAGAAGCCAGTTTCTGTTCCAACACCCCTGGCTGATTCCTCTTCAAAAGATACGTGTCCTAGGTGCCGCCAAGGATTCTTCTGTTCTGACCATG GTTCACACAACCAAGAAACGAATCCAAAATCTGTAGTAAATGCAAATAATGAAAGTAGTCTGGATATCCAAGAACCAAAACCACCTCAACCCAAGAAAATTATCGATATAAACCAACCCCAGATCTGCAGAAATAAAGGGTGTGGAAAAAGTTTCAAAGAGAAGGATAATTACGATGCAGCATGCGAATACCATCCTGGGCCGCCTGTCTTCCATGACAGGATGAGAGGG TGGAAATGTTGTGACGTTCATGTTAAAgaatttgatgaattcatgagCATACCACCTTGTGCAAAGGGATGGCACAATGCTGATCCGGCGTCATGA
- the LOC131014463 gene encoding K(+) efflux antiporter 5 isoform X3 yields MRTRKDCGILITSISLILIFCAKSSHSARSKQEIREEFFGDLINTTATEDGEASIAKMFDRVLEKEFSENDQPEGSGESSFNSSVADQQAELETVAKITHEKIKKNESNEANGTKPFQFQDVFSLENEDSDDMATLIDRKDNVFVMSNKKSKYPVLQVDFRLISDLVVVIVSAATGGIIFSCLGQPVIVGYLLAGSIIGPGGLKFISEMVQVETVAQFGVVFLLFGLGLEFSLAKLKVVGPVAVLGGLLQIIILIFLCGMTALLCGAKLSEGVFVGCFLSMSSTAVVVKFLVEQNSSSALHGQVTIGTLIFQDCAVGLLFALLPVLGGNSGLLRGMVSMGKLLLTLSMYLIAASLLTWSFVPRFLKLMMQLSSQTNELYQLATVAFCLISAWCSDKLGLSLELGSFVAGVMISTTEFTQHTLNQVEPIRNFFAALFLSSIGMLIHVQFLWAHVDILLVSVILVVVVKTTVAAGITKAFGYNLKASLIVGVLLAQIGEFAFVLLSRASNLHVVEGNMYLLLLGTTALSLVATPILFKLIPALMHLGVLMHWFPSEGIDKEEKIPIVRST; encoded by the exons ATGAGGACAAGAAAGGATTGTGGAATCCTAATTACTAGTATTTCGTTAATTCTCATTTTCTGCGCAAAATCAAGTCATTCGGCTAGATCGAAGCAAGAAATCAGGGAAGAATTCTTTGGCGATCTAATTAATACGACGGCGACGGAAGATGGCGAAGCTAGTATCGCCAAGATGTTTGATCGTGTGTTGGAGAAAGAGTTCTCAGAGAATGATCAACCTGAAG GTTCTGGGGAAAGCAGTTTCAACAGTAGTGTGGCAGACCAACAG GCTGAATTGGAGACTGTTGCTAAAATCACCCAtgagaagataaagaaaaatgagagTAATGAGGCTAA TGGTACCAAACCTTTTCAATTTCAAGATGTCTTCTCTCTTGAAAATGAAGATTCTGATGACATGGCAACTTTAATAGACAGAAAG GATAATGTGTTTGTGATGTCAAACAAGAAATCAAAATATCCAGTGCTTCAAGTCGATTTCAG GCTAATTTCAGATTTGGTGGTTGTGATAGTCTCTGCTGCGACTGGGGGAATAATCTTTTCCTGTTTAGGCCAACCA GTTATTGTTGGCTATCTTCTTGCTGGATCAATTATTGGACCTGGTGGTCTGAAATTTATAAGTGAGATGGTGCAG GTTGAGACTGTTGCACAGTTTGGTGTTGTATTTCTTCTATTTGGTTTGGGACTGGAGTTCTCTTTAGCAAAG CTTAAAGTTGTTGGTCCTGTTGCTGTTCTTGGTGGATTGCTTCAGATAATCATTCTTATTTTCTTGTGTGGCATGACTGCATTG TTATGTGGAGCAAAGTTGTCCGAGGGTGTATTTGTTGGTTGTTTTCTCTCAATGTCCTCAACTGCAGTG GTGGTGAAATTTCTGGTTGAGCAGAATAGTAGCAGTGCCCTTCATGGTCAAGTGACTATTGGAACACTTATTTTTCAG GATTGTGCTGTGGGGTTGTTATTTGCTTTACTCCCTGTTCTAGGTGGCAATAGTGGCCTTCTCCGAGGAATGGTCTCCATGGGAAAATT GCTACTCACTCTATCCATGTACCTTATCGCGGCTTCCTTATTGACTTGGTCTTTCGTTCCTCGGTTTTTAAAGTTGATGATGCAATTATCATCCCAG ACTAATGAGCTCTATCAGCTGGCTACTGTGGCATTCTGCTTAATATCGGCATGG TGCAGTGACAAACTGGGACTCAGTCTTGAATTGGGTTCATTTGTGGCTGGGGTCATGATATCCACCACAGAATTTACACAGCACACCTTGAACCAG GTGGAGCCGATTCGTAACTTCTTTGCTGCTCTCTTCTTGTCTAGTATTGGAATGCTCATACACGTGCAGTTCCTCTGGGCACATGTGGATATATTGCTTGTGTCTGTAATACTGGTTGTGGTAGTTAAGACAACAGTTGCTGCTGGTATCACAAAGGCCTTTGGCTATAATCTTAAGGCATCACTTATT GTCGGAGTATTGCTGGCTCAAATTGGAGAATTTGCGTTTGTTCTCTTAAGCCGTGCCTCAAATCTGCATGTTGTTGAG ggGAATATGTACCTTCTCCTTCTGGGAACAACAGCACTCAGTCTT GTCGCAACTCCCATCTTATTCAAATTGATACCTGCTTTAATGCATCTAGGTGTTCTTATGCATTGGTTTCCTTCAGAGGGAATTGACAAGGAG GAGAAAATCCCCattgttcgaagcacatga
- the LOC131014463 gene encoding K(+) efflux antiporter 5 isoform X1, giving the protein MRTRKDCGILITSISLILIFCAKSSHSARSKQEIREEFFGDLINTTATEDGEASIAKMFDRVLEKEFSENDQPEGSGESSFNSSVADQQAELETVAKITHEKIKKNESNEANGTKPFQFQDVFSLENEDSDDMATLIDRKDNVFVMSNKKSKYPVLQVDFRLISDLVVVIVSAATGGIIFSCLGQPVIVGYLLAGSIIGPGGLKFISEMVQVETVAQFGVVFLLFGLGLEFSLAKLKVVGPVAVLGGLLQIIILIFLCGMTALLCGAKLSEGVFVGCFLSMSSTAVVVKFLVEQNSSSALHGQVTIGTLIFQDCAVGLLFALLPVLGGNSGLLRGMVSMGKLLLTLSMYLIAASLLTWSFVPRFLKLMMQLSSQTNELYQLATVAFCLISAWPFSGYLMLSIFQCSDKLGLSLELGSFVAGVMISTTEFTQHTLNQVEPIRNFFAALFLSSIGMLIHVQFLWAHVDILLVSVILVVVVKTTVAAGITKAFGYNLKASLIVGVLLAQIGEFAFVLLSRASNLHVVEGNMYLLLLGTTALSLVATPILFKLIPALMHLGVLMHWFPSEGIDKEEKIPIVRST; this is encoded by the exons ATGAGGACAAGAAAGGATTGTGGAATCCTAATTACTAGTATTTCGTTAATTCTCATTTTCTGCGCAAAATCAAGTCATTCGGCTAGATCGAAGCAAGAAATCAGGGAAGAATTCTTTGGCGATCTAATTAATACGACGGCGACGGAAGATGGCGAAGCTAGTATCGCCAAGATGTTTGATCGTGTGTTGGAGAAAGAGTTCTCAGAGAATGATCAACCTGAAG GTTCTGGGGAAAGCAGTTTCAACAGTAGTGTGGCAGACCAACAG GCTGAATTGGAGACTGTTGCTAAAATCACCCAtgagaagataaagaaaaatgagagTAATGAGGCTAA TGGTACCAAACCTTTTCAATTTCAAGATGTCTTCTCTCTTGAAAATGAAGATTCTGATGACATGGCAACTTTAATAGACAGAAAG GATAATGTGTTTGTGATGTCAAACAAGAAATCAAAATATCCAGTGCTTCAAGTCGATTTCAG GCTAATTTCAGATTTGGTGGTTGTGATAGTCTCTGCTGCGACTGGGGGAATAATCTTTTCCTGTTTAGGCCAACCA GTTATTGTTGGCTATCTTCTTGCTGGATCAATTATTGGACCTGGTGGTCTGAAATTTATAAGTGAGATGGTGCAG GTTGAGACTGTTGCACAGTTTGGTGTTGTATTTCTTCTATTTGGTTTGGGACTGGAGTTCTCTTTAGCAAAG CTTAAAGTTGTTGGTCCTGTTGCTGTTCTTGGTGGATTGCTTCAGATAATCATTCTTATTTTCTTGTGTGGCATGACTGCATTG TTATGTGGAGCAAAGTTGTCCGAGGGTGTATTTGTTGGTTGTTTTCTCTCAATGTCCTCAACTGCAGTG GTGGTGAAATTTCTGGTTGAGCAGAATAGTAGCAGTGCCCTTCATGGTCAAGTGACTATTGGAACACTTATTTTTCAG GATTGTGCTGTGGGGTTGTTATTTGCTTTACTCCCTGTTCTAGGTGGCAATAGTGGCCTTCTCCGAGGAATGGTCTCCATGGGAAAATT GCTACTCACTCTATCCATGTACCTTATCGCGGCTTCCTTATTGACTTGGTCTTTCGTTCCTCGGTTTTTAAAGTTGATGATGCAATTATCATCCCAG ACTAATGAGCTCTATCAGCTGGCTACTGTGGCATTCTGCTTAATATCGGCATGG CCTTTTTCAGGTTATCTAATGCTTTCCATATTTCAGTGCAGTGACAAACTGGGACTCAGTCTTGAATTGGGTTCATTTGTGGCTGGGGTCATGATATCCACCACAGAATTTACACAGCACACCTTGAACCAG GTGGAGCCGATTCGTAACTTCTTTGCTGCTCTCTTCTTGTCTAGTATTGGAATGCTCATACACGTGCAGTTCCTCTGGGCACATGTGGATATATTGCTTGTGTCTGTAATACTGGTTGTGGTAGTTAAGACAACAGTTGCTGCTGGTATCACAAAGGCCTTTGGCTATAATCTTAAGGCATCACTTATT GTCGGAGTATTGCTGGCTCAAATTGGAGAATTTGCGTTTGTTCTCTTAAGCCGTGCCTCAAATCTGCATGTTGTTGAG ggGAATATGTACCTTCTCCTTCTGGGAACAACAGCACTCAGTCTT GTCGCAACTCCCATCTTATTCAAATTGATACCTGCTTTAATGCATCTAGGTGTTCTTATGCATTGGTTTCCTTCAGAGGGAATTGACAAGGAG GAGAAAATCCCCattgttcgaagcacatga
- the LOC131014463 gene encoding K(+) efflux antiporter 5 isoform X4 — protein MRTRKDCGILITSISLILIFCAKSSHSARSKQEIREEFFGDLINTTATEDGEASIAKMFDRVLEKEFSENDQPEGSGESSFNSSVADQQAELETVAKITHEKIKKNESNEANGTKPFQFQDVFSLENEDSDDMATLIDRKDNVFVMSNKKSKYPVLQVDFRLISDLVVVIVSAATGGIIFSCLGQPVIVGYLLAGSIIGPGGLKFISEMVQVETVAQFGVVFLLFGLGLEFSLAKLKVVGPVAVLGGLLQIIILIFLCGMTALLCGAKLSEGVFVGCFLSMSSTAVVVKFLVEQNSSSALHGQVTIGTLIFQDCAVGLLFALLPVLGGNSGLLRGMVSMGKLLLTLSMYLIAASLLTWSFVPRFLKLMMQLSSQTNELYQLATVAFCLISAWCSDKLGLSLELGSFVAGVMISTTEFTQHTLNQVEPIRNFFAALFLSSIGMLIHVQFLWAHVDILLVSVILVVVVKTTVAAGITKAFGYNLKASLIVGVLLAQIGEFAFVLLSRASNLHVVEGNMYLLLLGTTALSLVATPILFKLIPALMHLGVLMHWFPSEGIDKEVVYRDIP, from the exons ATGAGGACAAGAAAGGATTGTGGAATCCTAATTACTAGTATTTCGTTAATTCTCATTTTCTGCGCAAAATCAAGTCATTCGGCTAGATCGAAGCAAGAAATCAGGGAAGAATTCTTTGGCGATCTAATTAATACGACGGCGACGGAAGATGGCGAAGCTAGTATCGCCAAGATGTTTGATCGTGTGTTGGAGAAAGAGTTCTCAGAGAATGATCAACCTGAAG GTTCTGGGGAAAGCAGTTTCAACAGTAGTGTGGCAGACCAACAG GCTGAATTGGAGACTGTTGCTAAAATCACCCAtgagaagataaagaaaaatgagagTAATGAGGCTAA TGGTACCAAACCTTTTCAATTTCAAGATGTCTTCTCTCTTGAAAATGAAGATTCTGATGACATGGCAACTTTAATAGACAGAAAG GATAATGTGTTTGTGATGTCAAACAAGAAATCAAAATATCCAGTGCTTCAAGTCGATTTCAG GCTAATTTCAGATTTGGTGGTTGTGATAGTCTCTGCTGCGACTGGGGGAATAATCTTTTCCTGTTTAGGCCAACCA GTTATTGTTGGCTATCTTCTTGCTGGATCAATTATTGGACCTGGTGGTCTGAAATTTATAAGTGAGATGGTGCAG GTTGAGACTGTTGCACAGTTTGGTGTTGTATTTCTTCTATTTGGTTTGGGACTGGAGTTCTCTTTAGCAAAG CTTAAAGTTGTTGGTCCTGTTGCTGTTCTTGGTGGATTGCTTCAGATAATCATTCTTATTTTCTTGTGTGGCATGACTGCATTG TTATGTGGAGCAAAGTTGTCCGAGGGTGTATTTGTTGGTTGTTTTCTCTCAATGTCCTCAACTGCAGTG GTGGTGAAATTTCTGGTTGAGCAGAATAGTAGCAGTGCCCTTCATGGTCAAGTGACTATTGGAACACTTATTTTTCAG GATTGTGCTGTGGGGTTGTTATTTGCTTTACTCCCTGTTCTAGGTGGCAATAGTGGCCTTCTCCGAGGAATGGTCTCCATGGGAAAATT GCTACTCACTCTATCCATGTACCTTATCGCGGCTTCCTTATTGACTTGGTCTTTCGTTCCTCGGTTTTTAAAGTTGATGATGCAATTATCATCCCAG ACTAATGAGCTCTATCAGCTGGCTACTGTGGCATTCTGCTTAATATCGGCATGG TGCAGTGACAAACTGGGACTCAGTCTTGAATTGGGTTCATTTGTGGCTGGGGTCATGATATCCACCACAGAATTTACACAGCACACCTTGAACCAG GTGGAGCCGATTCGTAACTTCTTTGCTGCTCTCTTCTTGTCTAGTATTGGAATGCTCATACACGTGCAGTTCCTCTGGGCACATGTGGATATATTGCTTGTGTCTGTAATACTGGTTGTGGTAGTTAAGACAACAGTTGCTGCTGGTATCACAAAGGCCTTTGGCTATAATCTTAAGGCATCACTTATT GTCGGAGTATTGCTGGCTCAAATTGGAGAATTTGCGTTTGTTCTCTTAAGCCGTGCCTCAAATCTGCATGTTGTTGAG ggGAATATGTACCTTCTCCTTCTGGGAACAACAGCACTCAGTCTT GTCGCAACTCCCATCTTATTCAAATTGATACCTGCTTTAATGCATCTAGGTGTTCTTATGCATTGGTTTCCTTCAGAGGGAATTGACAAGGAG GTTGTCTACCGTGATATTCCTTAA
- the LOC131014463 gene encoding K(+) efflux antiporter 5 isoform X2, whose product MRTRKDCGILITSISLILIFCAKSSHSARSKQEIREEFFGDLINTTATEDGEASIAKMFDRVLEKEFSENDQPEGSGESSFNSSVADQQAELETVAKITHEKIKKNESNEANGTKPFQFQDVFSLENEDSDDMATLIDRKDNVFVMSNKKSKYPVLQVDFRLISDLVVVIVSAATGGIIFSCLGQPVIVGYLLAGSIIGPGGLKFISEMVQVETVAQFGVVFLLFGLGLEFSLAKLKVVGPVAVLGGLLQIIILIFLCGMTALLCGAKLSEGVFVGCFLSMSSTAVVVKFLVEQNSSSALHGQVTIGTLIFQDCAVGLLFALLPVLGGNSGLLRGMVSMGKLLLTLSMYLIAASLLTWSFVPRFLKLMMQLSSQTNELYQLATVAFCLISAWPFSGYLMLSIFQCSDKLGLSLELGSFVAGVMISTTEFTQHTLNQVEPIRNFFAALFLSSIGMLIHVQFLWAHVDILLVSVILVVVVKTTVAAGITKAFGYNLKASLIVGVLLAQIGEFAFVLLSRASNLHVVEGNMYLLLLGTTALSLVATPILFKLIPALMHLGVLMHWFPSEGIDKEVVYRDIP is encoded by the exons ATGAGGACAAGAAAGGATTGTGGAATCCTAATTACTAGTATTTCGTTAATTCTCATTTTCTGCGCAAAATCAAGTCATTCGGCTAGATCGAAGCAAGAAATCAGGGAAGAATTCTTTGGCGATCTAATTAATACGACGGCGACGGAAGATGGCGAAGCTAGTATCGCCAAGATGTTTGATCGTGTGTTGGAGAAAGAGTTCTCAGAGAATGATCAACCTGAAG GTTCTGGGGAAAGCAGTTTCAACAGTAGTGTGGCAGACCAACAG GCTGAATTGGAGACTGTTGCTAAAATCACCCAtgagaagataaagaaaaatgagagTAATGAGGCTAA TGGTACCAAACCTTTTCAATTTCAAGATGTCTTCTCTCTTGAAAATGAAGATTCTGATGACATGGCAACTTTAATAGACAGAAAG GATAATGTGTTTGTGATGTCAAACAAGAAATCAAAATATCCAGTGCTTCAAGTCGATTTCAG GCTAATTTCAGATTTGGTGGTTGTGATAGTCTCTGCTGCGACTGGGGGAATAATCTTTTCCTGTTTAGGCCAACCA GTTATTGTTGGCTATCTTCTTGCTGGATCAATTATTGGACCTGGTGGTCTGAAATTTATAAGTGAGATGGTGCAG GTTGAGACTGTTGCACAGTTTGGTGTTGTATTTCTTCTATTTGGTTTGGGACTGGAGTTCTCTTTAGCAAAG CTTAAAGTTGTTGGTCCTGTTGCTGTTCTTGGTGGATTGCTTCAGATAATCATTCTTATTTTCTTGTGTGGCATGACTGCATTG TTATGTGGAGCAAAGTTGTCCGAGGGTGTATTTGTTGGTTGTTTTCTCTCAATGTCCTCAACTGCAGTG GTGGTGAAATTTCTGGTTGAGCAGAATAGTAGCAGTGCCCTTCATGGTCAAGTGACTATTGGAACACTTATTTTTCAG GATTGTGCTGTGGGGTTGTTATTTGCTTTACTCCCTGTTCTAGGTGGCAATAGTGGCCTTCTCCGAGGAATGGTCTCCATGGGAAAATT GCTACTCACTCTATCCATGTACCTTATCGCGGCTTCCTTATTGACTTGGTCTTTCGTTCCTCGGTTTTTAAAGTTGATGATGCAATTATCATCCCAG ACTAATGAGCTCTATCAGCTGGCTACTGTGGCATTCTGCTTAATATCGGCATGG CCTTTTTCAGGTTATCTAATGCTTTCCATATTTCAGTGCAGTGACAAACTGGGACTCAGTCTTGAATTGGGTTCATTTGTGGCTGGGGTCATGATATCCACCACAGAATTTACACAGCACACCTTGAACCAG GTGGAGCCGATTCGTAACTTCTTTGCTGCTCTCTTCTTGTCTAGTATTGGAATGCTCATACACGTGCAGTTCCTCTGGGCACATGTGGATATATTGCTTGTGTCTGTAATACTGGTTGTGGTAGTTAAGACAACAGTTGCTGCTGGTATCACAAAGGCCTTTGGCTATAATCTTAAGGCATCACTTATT GTCGGAGTATTGCTGGCTCAAATTGGAGAATTTGCGTTTGTTCTCTTAAGCCGTGCCTCAAATCTGCATGTTGTTGAG ggGAATATGTACCTTCTCCTTCTGGGAACAACAGCACTCAGTCTT GTCGCAACTCCCATCTTATTCAAATTGATACCTGCTTTAATGCATCTAGGTGTTCTTATGCATTGGTTTCCTTCAGAGGGAATTGACAAGGAG GTTGTCTACCGTGATATTCCTTAA